A genomic stretch from Tribolium castaneum strain GA2 chromosome 6, icTriCast1.1, whole genome shotgun sequence includes:
- the LOC658450 gene encoding potassium voltage-gated channel protein Shaw isoform X2, whose amino-acid sequence MDGENRIILNVGGIRYETYKATLKKIPATRLSRLTEALANYDPILNEYFFDRHPGVFAQILNYYRTGKLHYPTNVCGPLFEEELEFWGLDSNQVEPCCWSTYSVHRDTQATLAILDKLDIDTERPSDEEVARMFGYEEAYFNGTLTTWQKFKPKIWALFDEPYSSSAAKIVAGASVFFICASVLSFCLKTHHGFHVDCDKIRRNVTDDANCTDPHPYFLTVEHICNAWFTFEFVVRLIVAPNVVEFVKSPVNIIDFAATLSFYVDMILIFEKKSQLLDFFSIIRIFRLFKLTRHSPGLKILIHTFKASATELGLLVFFLVLGIVVFASLIFYAEKLEENPKNNFKSIPEGLWWAIVTMTTVGYGDMVPKTYAGMFVGALCALAGVLTIALPVPVIVSNFSMFYSHTQARSKLPKKRRRVLPVEQPRRKKVETATNRRMNAIKHHHPAVFKDAFGGAKLGNVNGVNVIGLALQGPSVPSIAVLHHNGPYNLQGGEPVPSLPLQPRPATTGSVDMLPLQPKYLPNFDRESRSEPREIPPRPDASPLKSTEAEIGLASVPAMAIGSSTEVLFSIVENQAGFRRNSFLAPKSPDCEVVKSPSTEMTTSMESNGSDRK is encoded by the exons ATGGATGGGGAAAATCGCATCATTCTCAACGTTGGCGGCATCCGCTACGAGACGTACAAAGCaaccttgaaaaaaatccCAGCTACTAGATTATCACGCCTGACTGAAGCCCTGGCCAACTACGACCCCATCCTCAACGAGTATTTCTTCGACCGGCATCCGGGCGTGTTTGCACAAATACTCAACTATTACAG aactgGTAAGTTGCATTATCCAACCAACGTGTGCGGCCCTTTGTTCGAAGAGGAGCTGGAGTTTTGGGGGTTGGACTCGAACCAGGTCGAGCCCTGCTGCTGGAGCACGTACAGCGTCCATAGGGACACCCAG GCCACTCTCGCCATTTTGGATAAGCTCGACATAGACACAGAGCGGCCGAGCGATGAGGAAGTGGCTCGAATGTTTGGCTATGAGGAGGCTTATTTTAACGGAACTTTGACGACGTGGCAGAAGTTTAAGCCGAAAATTTGGGCGCTTTTTGATGAGCCGTACTCGTCGTCGGCGGCTAAG ATCGTCGCCGGAGCGTCAGTTTTCTTCATCTGTGCTTCGGTCCTCTCCTTCTGCCTCAAAACCCACCACGGCTTCCACGTCGACTGCGACAAGATCCGCAGAAACGTCACCGACGACGCCAACTGCACCGACCCGCACCCGTACTTCCTCACAGTGGAGCACATCTGCAACGCCTGGTTCACCTTCGAGTTCGTCGTCAGGCTCATT GTGGCTCCTAACGTGGTCGAATTCGTAAAATCCCCCGTCAACATCATCGACTTCGCCGCCACTTTGAGTTTCTACGTCGACATGATCCTCATCTTCGAGAAGAAATCGCAACTTTTGGACTTTTTCAGCATCATCCGAATTTTCCGTCTCTTCAAGCTCACTCGTCACTCCCCCGGCCTGAAAATCCTCATCCATACGTTCAAGGCGTCGGCCACCGAGCTGGGATTACTGGtgttttttctagttttggGAATTGTGGTGTTCGCGAGTTTGATTTTCTACGCCGAGAAGCTGGAG GAGAATcccaaaaacaatttcaagAGCATCCCGGAGGGATTATGGTGGGCTATCGTGACCATGACCACGGTGGGCTATGGTGACATGGTCCCGAAAACCTACGCTGGGATGTTCGTTGGGGCTTTGTGTGCCCTTGCTGGGGTTCTGACTATTGCACTCCCAGTCCCGGTCATCGTTTCCAACTTTTCCATGTTTTATTCACACACCCAG GCTAGGTCTAAACTCCCGAAAAAACGCAGAAGAGTCCTTCCAGTCGAACAACCGCGGCGAAAAAAAGTCGAGACTGCGACAAATCGACGAATGAACGCAATCAAACATCATCATCCTGCCGTTTTTAAAGATGCGTTCGGTGGCGCCAAATTAG GAAACGTGAACGGAGTTAACGTCATCGGCTTGGCCCTTCAAGGCCCTTCCGTCCCTAGCATAGCAGTCCTACATCACAATGGACCTTACAATTTACAAG GCGGCGAGCCTGTTCCATCCCTTCCACTACAACCGCGCCCCGCCACGACGGGTAGCGTCGACATGCTTCCCCTCCAACCCAAATACCTCCCGAATTTCGATCGGGAATCGCGATCCGAACCTCGCGAAATTCCCCCAAGACCCGATGCGAGTCCTTTAAAGTCTACCGAGGCCGAAATCGGCCTCGCCAGCGTCCCGGCAATGGCAATCGGGAGTTCCACCGAAGTTCTTTTCAGCATTGTCGAGAATCAGGCTGGTTTTCGGCGCAATTCGTTCCTAGCACCGAAAAGTCCCGATTGTGAAGTGGTAAAATCACCGAGTACTGAAATGACGACGTCAATGGAGTCGAACGGAAGTGACCGGaagtaa
- the LOC658450 gene encoding potassium voltage-gated channel protein Shaw isoform X1 — protein sequence MDGENRIILNVGGIRYETYKATLKKIPATRLSRLTEALANYDPILNEYFFDRHPGVFAQILNYYRTGKLHYPTNVCGPLFEEELEFWGLDSNQVEPCCWSTYSVHRDTQATLAILDKLDIDTERPSDEEVARMFGYEEAYFNGTLTTWQKFKPKIWALFDEPYSSSAAKVPPINVQHRNIVAGASVFFICASVLSFCLKTHHGFHVDCDKIRRNVTDDANCTDPHPYFLTVEHICNAWFTFEFVVRLIVAPNVVEFVKSPVNIIDFAATLSFYVDMILIFEKKSQLLDFFSIIRIFRLFKLTRHSPGLKILIHTFKASATELGLLVFFLVLGIVVFASLIFYAEKLEENPKNNFKSIPEGLWWAIVTMTTVGYGDMVPKTYAGMFVGALCALAGVLTIALPVPVIVSNFSMFYSHTQARSKLPKKRRRVLPVEQPRRKKVETATNRRMNAIKHHHPAVFKDAFGGAKLGNVNGVNVIGLALQGPSVPSIAVLHHNGPYNLQGGEPVPSLPLQPRPATTGSVDMLPLQPKYLPNFDRESRSEPREIPPRPDASPLKSTEAEIGLASVPAMAIGSSTEVLFSIVENQAGFRRNSFLAPKSPDCEVVKSPSTEMTTSMESNGSDRK from the exons ATGGATGGGGAAAATCGCATCATTCTCAACGTTGGCGGCATCCGCTACGAGACGTACAAAGCaaccttgaaaaaaatccCAGCTACTAGATTATCACGCCTGACTGAAGCCCTGGCCAACTACGACCCCATCCTCAACGAGTATTTCTTCGACCGGCATCCGGGCGTGTTTGCACAAATACTCAACTATTACAG aactgGTAAGTTGCATTATCCAACCAACGTGTGCGGCCCTTTGTTCGAAGAGGAGCTGGAGTTTTGGGGGTTGGACTCGAACCAGGTCGAGCCCTGCTGCTGGAGCACGTACAGCGTCCATAGGGACACCCAG GCCACTCTCGCCATTTTGGATAAGCTCGACATAGACACAGAGCGGCCGAGCGATGAGGAAGTGGCTCGAATGTTTGGCTATGAGGAGGCTTATTTTAACGGAACTTTGACGACGTGGCAGAAGTTTAAGCCGAAAATTTGGGCGCTTTTTGATGAGCCGTACTCGTCGTCGGCGGCTAAGGTACCGCCGATCAACGTCCAACACCGAAAT ATCGTCGCCGGAGCGTCAGTTTTCTTCATCTGTGCTTCGGTCCTCTCCTTCTGCCTCAAAACCCACCACGGCTTCCACGTCGACTGCGACAAGATCCGCAGAAACGTCACCGACGACGCCAACTGCACCGACCCGCACCCGTACTTCCTCACAGTGGAGCACATCTGCAACGCCTGGTTCACCTTCGAGTTCGTCGTCAGGCTCATT GTGGCTCCTAACGTGGTCGAATTCGTAAAATCCCCCGTCAACATCATCGACTTCGCCGCCACTTTGAGTTTCTACGTCGACATGATCCTCATCTTCGAGAAGAAATCGCAACTTTTGGACTTTTTCAGCATCATCCGAATTTTCCGTCTCTTCAAGCTCACTCGTCACTCCCCCGGCCTGAAAATCCTCATCCATACGTTCAAGGCGTCGGCCACCGAGCTGGGATTACTGGtgttttttctagttttggGAATTGTGGTGTTCGCGAGTTTGATTTTCTACGCCGAGAAGCTGGAG GAGAATcccaaaaacaatttcaagAGCATCCCGGAGGGATTATGGTGGGCTATCGTGACCATGACCACGGTGGGCTATGGTGACATGGTCCCGAAAACCTACGCTGGGATGTTCGTTGGGGCTTTGTGTGCCCTTGCTGGGGTTCTGACTATTGCACTCCCAGTCCCGGTCATCGTTTCCAACTTTTCCATGTTTTATTCACACACCCAG GCTAGGTCTAAACTCCCGAAAAAACGCAGAAGAGTCCTTCCAGTCGAACAACCGCGGCGAAAAAAAGTCGAGACTGCGACAAATCGACGAATGAACGCAATCAAACATCATCATCCTGCCGTTTTTAAAGATGCGTTCGGTGGCGCCAAATTAG GAAACGTGAACGGAGTTAACGTCATCGGCTTGGCCCTTCAAGGCCCTTCCGTCCCTAGCATAGCAGTCCTACATCACAATGGACCTTACAATTTACAAG GCGGCGAGCCTGTTCCATCCCTTCCACTACAACCGCGCCCCGCCACGACGGGTAGCGTCGACATGCTTCCCCTCCAACCCAAATACCTCCCGAATTTCGATCGGGAATCGCGATCCGAACCTCGCGAAATTCCCCCAAGACCCGATGCGAGTCCTTTAAAGTCTACCGAGGCCGAAATCGGCCTCGCCAGCGTCCCGGCAATGGCAATCGGGAGTTCCACCGAAGTTCTTTTCAGCATTGTCGAGAATCAGGCTGGTTTTCGGCGCAATTCGTTCCTAGCACCGAAAAGTCCCGATTGTGAAGTGGTAAAATCACCGAGTACTGAAATGACGACGTCAATGGAGTCGAACGGAAGTGACCGGaagtaa